The Deinococcus aerophilus DNA window TGGGGTCGTACTTACGCAGTTCCAGCTTGGCCTGCGTGTTGCGGCGGTTCTTGGTGGTCGTGTAGTAGAAGCCCGTTCCAGCGGTGCTTTCCATTTTCACGATGATGCGGGGGCCGTCTTTAGCCATAATCTCGCTCCTTTCGCAGTCCTTTCCAGAAACGGAAGAGGCCTGCTCCCAGCGTCCGCCTGCGCGGCAACGTCGTTGGGCGATGCCCGGTGAC harbors:
- the rpmG gene encoding 50S ribosomal protein L33 translates to MAKDGPRIIVKMESTAGTGFYYTTTKNRRNTQAKLELRKYDPMAKKHVVFKEKKV